One genomic window of Parasteatoda tepidariorum isolate YZ-2023 chromosome 9, CAS_Ptep_4.0, whole genome shotgun sequence includes the following:
- the LOC139426597 gene encoding swi5-dependent recombination DNA repair protein 1 homolog, with protein MIPPLPPLILSLSGTRPNPRLAPTLPSLTGTRPTPPFASALPSHFRIQMIPPLPPLMLSLSGTRPNPRLASALPSLSGTRPSPRLAPALPSLFGTRPNPRLAPALPSLSGTRPKPRLVTALPSLTRTRPTPRLAPALPPISGT; from the coding sequence ATGATACCTCCTCTCCCTCCCTTAATACTTTCTCTCTCCGGGACGCGACCGAATCCTCGGCTCGCTCCCACACTGCCATCTCTCACCGGGACGCGACCGACTCCTCCGTTCGCTTCCGCACTGCCTTCTCACTTTCGGATACAAATGATACCTCCTCTCCCTCCCCTAATGCTTTCTCTCTCCGGGACGCGACCGAATCCTCGGCTCGCATCCGCACTGCCATCTCTCTCCGGGACGCGACCGAGTCCTCGTCTCGCTCCCGCACTGCCATCTCTCTTTGGGACGCGACCGAATCCTCGACTCGCTCCCGCACTGCCATCTCTCTCTGGGACGCGACCCAAGCCTCGGCTCGTTACCGCACTGCCATCTCTCACCAGGACGCGACCGACTCCTCGGCTCGCTCCCGCACTGCCGCCTATTTCCGGGACGTGA